One Gloeobacter morelensis MG652769 DNA window includes the following coding sequences:
- a CDS encoding esterase-like activity of phytase family protein: protein MLLAVCVAGASAGAAGATELVGRAVLPAETYAFGPTSGQFTTGGNGIVAPYLFRQPVQGVSSVIAGPVPGTYRVLSDNGFGAKSNSADYLLRSYGLRPDFKTATGGSGRVFPVDLATGALLPAFDFPTWLQLQDPALKAGFAIVAEQATYYPTSTIPVDPGIKNNRLLTGADFDLESFRKVPDGTFWVGEEFGPFLLHFSATGELLDAPVALPNFAGFGTNPLVQSPDNPLLNGATPNLGGSRGFEGLALNASGDKLYALLEGPLTEDPDRNRLIINEFDLATKTYTGKIFFYRMENTTESGQAIGELTAINDSEFLVIERDGKQGDPNNPAFTDPAQFKRIYKIDLRKLDSQGFVEKELVVDLLNIPDPNNVGGNGTTNGAFTFPFVTIESVLPIAPRLLLVANDNNFPGSVGRTPGVADDNEFILVRLDKALRLTAR from the coding sequence ATGCTCCTCGCGGTCTGCGTCGCCGGAGCGTCCGCTGGTGCCGCCGGAGCGACCGAATTGGTGGGCCGGGCGGTGTTGCCTGCCGAGACCTACGCCTTCGGTCCCACCTCGGGCCAGTTCACCACCGGCGGCAACGGCATCGTCGCCCCGTATCTGTTTCGCCAGCCCGTCCAGGGCGTTTCCTCGGTGATCGCAGGTCCCGTGCCGGGCACCTATCGGGTGCTCTCCGACAACGGCTTTGGCGCCAAGAGCAACTCCGCCGATTACCTGCTGCGCTCCTACGGTCTGCGGCCCGACTTCAAGACCGCCACAGGCGGCAGCGGCCGGGTCTTTCCGGTGGATCTGGCCACGGGCGCGCTGCTGCCGGCCTTTGACTTTCCCACCTGGCTGCAGCTTCAAGATCCGGCTTTGAAGGCGGGCTTCGCGATCGTGGCGGAGCAGGCCACTTACTATCCCACCAGCACCATCCCCGTCGATCCGGGTATCAAGAACAACCGGCTTTTGACCGGGGCGGATTTTGACCTCGAATCTTTCCGCAAAGTCCCAGACGGTACCTTCTGGGTGGGCGAAGAGTTTGGACCCTTTTTGCTGCACTTTTCGGCCACCGGCGAACTGCTCGATGCGCCGGTAGCCCTTCCCAACTTCGCGGGCTTCGGCACCAATCCCCTGGTCCAATCGCCCGACAATCCGCTATTAAATGGGGCAACCCCTAACCTGGGCGGCTCGCGCGGCTTCGAGGGCCTCGCTCTCAACGCGAGCGGCGACAAGCTCTACGCGCTGCTCGAAGGTCCCCTGACCGAGGATCCCGACCGCAACCGCCTTATCATCAACGAATTCGACCTGGCTACCAAAACCTACACCGGCAAAATTTTCTTCTACCGCATGGAGAACACCACCGAATCGGGCCAGGCGATCGGCGAGTTGACCGCCATCAACGACAGCGAGTTTCTGGTAATCGAGCGCGATGGCAAGCAGGGTGACCCCAACAACCCGGCCTTTACCGACCCTGCCCAGTTCAAGCGCATTTACAAGATCGACCTTCGCAAACTCGACAGCCAGGGCTTCGTCGAGAAGGAACTGGTGGTGGACCTGCTGAACATCCCCGATCCCAACAACGTCGGGGGCAACGGTACCACCAACGGCGCGTTCACCTTTCCGTTTGTGACCATCGAGAGCGTGCTGCCCATCGCCCCGCGCCTGCTGTTGGTGGCCAACGACAACAACTTTCCCGGCAGCGTCGGCCGCACGCCGGGGGTAGCCGACGACAACGAGTTCATCCTGGTGCGCCTCGACAAGGCGCTGCGCCTCACCGCGCGCTAG